In Candidatus Cloacimonadota bacterium, the genomic window CCTTATCGTTTAATTTATAATATTGTTTTGAGATTTCTTTGAGGGAGTAAATTGTCAACCCTTAAATTTCCCCATATTGTATCTTATTAGTTGTACACTAACTGCTTCAGCTATGAGATAATAAAGCAACTAACTAATGGATAACTGCAGGTTTTACTCTAATACTGATAATCATAGCTAACAAAATTAGAGAAGCTCCAATAATGAGAGAAAATGTGATTTGTTCAGAGAGGATTAGCCATCCTCCTAAAAGAGCAAAGACGCTCTCCAGGCAAAGTATAATTGCTGCTTTTGTCGGTTCTATTTGTCTCTGAGCAAAAACTTGTAAAGTATATGCTATTCCTACCGAGATCAAACCACTGTATAACAGAGATATTCCTGCAGAACCTATGTTTGAAAAGATCTCACTACTAAGAAATGTTTCCGGACGATATCCCAAATTATAGATCAATCCAACTATTAGACTCAATATCGCACAGATAGCGAACTGCGTAAAGGCAAGATAGAGAGTATCATACCTTTTTATCAGTTTATCAACAAGTTGAAGATGGATTGCCCAAAACAGAGCTCCGACCAAAATCAAAGCATTGCTTATGGATACTGTTAGATCTCTGTTATCATTGATCAGATATAATCCAATGGTCGCTAATGATATAGCATAAATAGTTTGGCGATTTAGTCGCTGATTGCGGAAAAGACCTAAGATAGGCACAAATACTACATACAGTCCCGTTATAAAACCAGCATTACCGGCTGTAGTCCAGATTAAGCCGGTTTGCTGTAAGGATGCACCCATAAATAGCACTATTCCCAG contains:
- a CDS encoding DMT family transporter, whose product is MKKSISLSALFFTSAIWGFAFVAQRQGMESLDPFLFNSIRFALGALVVGLLGFKSVTKYKKIPWNLGIVLFMGASLQQTGLIWTTAGNAGFITGLYVVFVPILGLFRNQRLNRQTIYAISLATIGLYLINDNRDLTVSISNALILVGALFWAIHLQLVDKLIKRYDTLYLAFTQFAICAILSLIVGLIYNLGYRPETFLSSEIFSNIGSAGISLLYSGLISVGIAYTLQVFAQRQIEPTKAAIILCLESVFALLGGWLILSEQITFSLIIGASLILLAMIISIRVKPAVIH